Genomic DNA from Candidatus Koribacter versatilis Ellin345:
AGGCGGTGCAGCGCGGGATAGAGGCTGCCCTGCTGGATGTGGAGCGCGTCCTTGGAGATCTGCTGAATGCGCTGAACGATCGCGTAGCCATGAACCGGCCCAAGCGCGACGACGCGGAGAATCAGCAAATCAAGCGTGCCTTGCGGAAGATCGAATTTCGATGGAATCGGCATACCTATGGCTTCTACCTATACATGTCCAATAGGTAGAAGTGCAAGGTGTCCGTCCCTGGGATGACAGATGGGAAGTTTGCGTCGCGCTCAGCCGACGGACGAAATAATCACCATTTCTTGTGACCCACCTCGATGGAGCGCAGAGCAGTGGGGACGATAGGGGTCTTTCGACTCCGTCGCGCTGCGCGCGAGTCCGCTCAGGATGACAGGAACTGCGTCCTTCGTGGTGAAAGACTTTAGTTTTAGCGAGACTAGAGCCGCCCTGCAATCCAGGAATCCACACTGAACTTTCCCGGCCCCGAGCAGATCAGCCAGATGAAGAAGAGCACGTACAAGACTTCCGGAAGGTAGAGGAAATCGTCGAGCCAGTTTAGCGGCGAGAGTCCCTTCGGCAAAGTGGCAATCGCGCTGGTTGCGGTAGCGACGACCATATCAATCAGCAAAGCGACGCAGGCCGGGGCCGAAAGAAAACCTACAGCCAGGAACGATCCGGCAACGAACTCGACGGTCGCCACGAAATAGGCGGTCTGGCGGGGAAAGGGGATATTGGCTTTCACCAGTGTGTCGTAAACCGGCTTGGTACCGCCAGCGACAAACAATTTGTTTGCGCCTGAGATGGCGAAGAACAGCCCGATCGCAACCCGTACCAGCAGGATGGCATAGCGTTCAAGATCGCTGCTGCCCGTGAGCGCAAACTCGACCAAGCGTTTCCACTCCATCTCGTGGACCTCGATTCAGGCGAACATCCCATCAGAAACGCCCAAGCTGCACAATCAGACATTGGTATCGCTGGGCACTTTCGTTCTTGAGCCGCCACTTAGAT
This window encodes:
- a CDS encoding PadR family transcriptional regulator — encoded protein: MPIPSKFDLPQGTLDLLILRVVALGPVHGYAIVQRIQQISKDALHIQQGSLYPALHRLENKEFLTADWGPSETGREAKFYRLTTKGRAQLKAETESWTRLTEVVGMILQGELS
- a CDS encoding DoxX family protein, yielding MEWKRLVEFALTGSSDLERYAILLVRVAIGLFFAISGANKLFVAGGTKPVYDTLVKANIPFPRQTAYFVATVEFVAGSFLAVGFLSAPACVALLIDMVVATATSAIATLPKGLSPLNWLDDFLYLPEVLYVLFFIWLICSGPGKFSVDSWIAGRL